In the Plasmodium gaboni strain SY75 chromosome 13, whole genome shotgun sequence genome, TGCAACTTTCCACGTGAACCTACTCTAATATTTAGCAACCCTTtcttattaatattataaagtGTATGTGATATATCCTTGTAATAATTTGGCTTGAAACCATACTGATAAGAACTTGGTTCTCCTGATTTTTTATAAAGCAGAAATGGATATGGATCAAGAACTCTTGAAGCTCTCCATTTGAATGGTCTAATATTActataataatttttatattttcttcttataattccatgatattttttaaatgaaattttattatgtcttctacaaaaataaatgacATTTGATGGTATTTCTAATAATCTCCTATTAACCATATTCCAATATTTTGGTGCAGGCATTACCTTTTTATGTGGTAAATAATTTCTTGAAACTTCTTCAAGAGCCTCactatatattttacaagTATTATAATCCTTATCAACAAAGGATATagaatttatattatataatggAATTGTACTTTTTAATTGTAATAATGTTTCAACGCATTCTTCaagtaatatattactaGATTGATTCGGATTATATCCATATATACCTGCTGAGATATCAGGTAATATAATAGAAGATATACataattcatttaattGTTTTAAAGCATTAGAAAAACAATATCTTAACTTATTTGatgaaatatatgtattacCTTGCCATACATATGgcattattaaaaatgcTAATAATTTCACTTTTTTACTAACATTATGTGGTTTActtaatataatatcacCAATTTGTAATGTTTTTGATCCttcatataattctttaaatttttGTTCTCCATTTATTTCTAAAGATGATTGTACATATTCATCCTTATGCTCATTCAATATATCAattcttctttttattaaatttttaattgaCATTATTATCTCTTTAACTAATTCTGGACCCcctttatttaatataaatgaacCAAAACCGCTCATAGGTATAAAATTAGAAACCATCGGTATTAACATACAATCTGCTTCTTCATctataatatcattatgtattattttaatattacCAAATTCTTCTAAAgtcatatttttcatttcatattcatatttatccttaattttatttatatctaaTATTTCCATATCTTCTTCTAATAATCCTTTCTCACCATTATccttattatttaaaaaaaacatatcATTTATCTCACTTTTCATGTTAGGAAATATTTCTTTCATTACACTTCTATTCTTCCCTTCTAATATATCTAGAGATTTCGTATAATCtatatgatattttaaTGCTCTTTCGTTTATTGTTTTTAACCTCTTCGTTAAATAGGAACTACCAAAATAACGTTTCCccataaaaaaaaatcttaacatttttatatatacccataataatataaaaataaataaatcagtatatacatatatatgtataagTCAATATTACATGGGGATaattatagaaaaatatatataaaatatatttatatattattattaacacaataatatatattattttgatcTAACATGACAGGACATTATTATGTAGGTACATTTTATCtactaataataaagagaattaaaatattttacttatatattatattttagcatatattacttattatttgtttttttgtAACCTCCAAAATAAggttaaaaaaaaaaattaaaaaaaaaaaaaaaaaaaaattcatattatatatatatatatatatatattatatatttgtaatatatttttaatatgtttattgatttatttatttattttttttatttttattttttttttttatttttttttttcttttgatATTAATCCAAAAGAAATATacaatttatatatgtgtagtgcttaatttattatgtgcatgatatataaagatGGTATCTTTTTGGATGTTTTATTCCGAAAAGcatatgtaaatatattatatatatatatatatatatatatatatgtactaCTAAATTGGgaatacatattatattcaaataaaattagtgtattaaaataacatatgataaaaaaaaaaaaataaaaattaaaatgttCAGATATACAAAAAAGGGTTATTATATAGTATCACAGATTACATTATACATtagtaatatatttatactaTAATATCTTGGGAAgtttatcataatataaatatatctatattatacatatataaaattcttcacccttatatatttatattacttttaATTATCTAACATTTTCCTATATCCATTTAATTCAAAcacttttattatatcttttacaaaattattatctaaATCTTTTACTCCATGTTTTGAAAAAACAAGCGATAGATCAATTGATAAATTTTCCATTCCTCCTTCAATATCTgtcatattatattcagGGTTAATGTCTggattattttttaataaatttcTTAATAAAGCTTCatctataaaaaataaaaatatatataaattatatataaactcCTCAGAATTCTATAagattatataattaaaattgtttttattaagtcatattttgttttattctatttatttatttatttatttatttatttattttattttattttttatttttttttttattcttaccttcttttttaaaatgtataCTTTCGTCTGTCTTCCTGTTATTATCCAAGAATTTTACACCTccaaaatttttattacacATAAATTTTATCTTAATTGTTACATTATCACTTAATTTGTTCTTAACAAATATCTTTCTTGTAATAGTTGGTACCATGTTTTCTATAGatatgtatgtataaatgcttttatataataataaacaatatatatatatatatatatatatatatataactaaTTTACTGTTAATACGATACAAgaatacaaaataataaaaaatatatatatatcatatagatattattttaattataatattttattttaattcaaaaaaatatccatgtgaattattatatttccagtgaaattatataaataatatagaaaaaaaaaaatataatttttgctactaatatatatatatatatataataaaataaaaacaaaaaagaaaaagaaaaattattatacacaatatatgtatcataaaattataacattcttatttatatatgttacACATAGAActgtaaatataaatatatatatatatatatatatatatattttatatatgcatatatcGATACATCACATAAGAAGATACTTTAAggatatttttatatgtgtttttattttttcttttatatagtttataataaaaagtaaaaaatatgtttttaaaaaatacgtgaaaaaagtttta is a window encoding:
- a CDS encoding hypothetical protein (conserved Plasmodium protein, unknown function), producing MVPTITRKIFVKNKLSDNVTIKIKFMCNKNFGGVKFLDNNRKTDESIHFKKEDEALLRNLLKNNPDINPEYNMTDIEGGMENLSIDLSLVFSKHGVKDLDNNFVKDIIKVFELNGYRKMLDN
- a CDS encoding hypothetical protein (conserved Plasmodium protein, unknown function), with translation MLRFFFMGKRYFGSSYLTKRLKTINERALKYHIDYTKSLDILEGKNRSVMKEIFPNMKSEINDMFFLNNKDNGEKGLLEEDMEILDINKIKDKYEYEMKNMTLEEFGNIKIIHNDIIDEEADCMLIPMVSNFIPMSGFGSFILNKGGPELVKEIIMSIKNLIKRRIDILNEHKDEYVQSSLEINGEQKFKELYEGSKTLQIGDIILSKPHNVSKKVKLLAFLIMPYVWQGNTYISSNKLRYCFSNALKQLNELCISSIILPDISAGIYGYNPNQSSNILLEECVETLLQLKSTIPLYNINSISFVDKDYNTCKIYSEALEEVSRNYLPHKKVMPAPKYWNMVNRRLLEIPSNVIYFCRRHNKISFKKYHGIIRRKYKNYYSNIRPFKWRASRVLDPYPFLLYKKSGEPSSYQYGFKPNYYKDISHTLYNINKKGLLNIRVGSRGKLQALKKISNLCLDTKPRL